The Nitrososphaerales archaeon DNA window TCAGCGTCTTCCTCAGCTCCTCGAATCCCATCTTCTTCGTAGTGTAGAGTGCGACTACGATCTCTGGGGCCCACTTGCCAAAGATTGCCTTCGTTATGCGGAGGTTAAGGTCGACCGATTCCTTGGATCCGTAGGGAGAAGCGGGGGTTGGGTAGACCTCTCGGGAGAAGGCCGATGCCTGGAGGGCGAACTTCTCGAAGAGGCTTCTGAGCTCCTTCCTGCTGCGTCCGCTCGGCTCCAATCGGACGGAGAACACTGTCGTCGCGTATTAAACGGATTGGGAGCCCGGTCTTGCAAGAAGGTTCGACGTTTGGCTAAGACTCGAAGCCTTATTTGCAGTATAATTTATGTAGCCGTCGAATTGGCCACGGATGATTCCCGGATGCACGTTATGAAGACAGTTAACCCAGTCGCCATCCTCGGCTACGGGGCTTACATCCCGTACTACAGGCTCCCGACCACGGAGATAGCGAGGATTTGGAAGGGAGGAGGCTCTGGTCCGAACGTCGAGAAGGCGGTCGCCTCCACAGACGAGGACGTCGTGACGATGGCTATCGAAGCGGGGAGGAGCGCGGTGACGAT harbors:
- a CDS encoding helix-turn-helix transcriptional regulator; the encoded protein is MEPSGRSRKELRSLFEKFALQASAFSREVYPTPASPYGSKESVDLNLRITKAIFGKWAPEIVVALYTTKKMGFEELRKTLRPISRRVLSLKLKKLEAMGFVRREVLSARPPRVEYSLTDDGLLTARLAEPFFLFLRSGSEKRESSG